One window of the Perca fluviatilis chromosome 5, GENO_Pfluv_1.0, whole genome shotgun sequence genome contains the following:
- the kiaa2013 gene encoding uncharacterized protein KIAA2013 homolog, translating into MWLQQRLKGLPGLLSSSWARRVLIGLLLFLIFYWYLGAERRWRLFSGSAMPGGAAGQCLLAEIHRWKSLVERGEGIYSTPQEQLDTPFVSGNGHILIDIDSNKLWVASSSQPGSAPVHQTEYSPRVGVRLEGKRAEAQATMLWFRKGAVLSVRCASPAALQSSRDCVTIREEFIAHRSRPNVYLQRIHVNNPSDKAASLDVIYSKPSFGSKFSSSVEKLEDREIVLSSGRVPVENNRMVLVVVVTKKLNGRIQVPAKLEYKDNILSVVRTSEPIEPSKLEETFTALRDGAKKELAELLRASVDELVVDHQQAWVDLFISGVEMRKITDSHTPSSRTVNTTLYYILASSWAPLLDRTLTGEDRLRLESSLNYADHCFSGHATMHAENLWPERVSSAAQILQLVTLWTLTLQKRGCKVLVAAGAHGAVQGVALSFGGLQFTENHLQFQADPDVLHNSYALRGIHYNQDLINLAVLLDAVGKPFLHVSVKPQEKPVKLYACEAGCLNEPVELTSETKGHTFPVMVTQPITPLLYISTDLRHLQDLRHTLHLKAILAHEEHMANRYPGLPFLFWFSVASLITLFHLFLFKLIYNEYCGPGAKPLFRSKVAHKSEDGCCDPRNAA; encoded by the exons atgtgGCTTCAGCAAAGACTGAAGGGGCTGCCGGGTTTGTTATCAAGCAGCTGGGCGAGAAGAGTCCTCATAGGACTGCTGCTGTTCCTCATCTTCTACTGGTACCTGGGAGCGGAGCGGAGATGGAGGCTCTTCAGCGGCTCGGCCATGCCCGGCGGGGCCGCGGGACAGTGCCTGCTGGCGGAGATCCACAGGTGGAAGTCTCTCgtggaaagaggagaggggaTATACAGCACGCCTCAGGAGCAACTAGACACACCTTTTGTATCAG GTAACGGCCATATCCTTATTGACATTGACTCTAACAAACTGTGGGTGGCGTCGTCTTCACAGCCCGGCTCGGCTCCGGTCCACCAGACCGAGTACTCCCCGAGAGTCGGCGTCCGTCTGGAGGGGAAGCGCGCCGAGGCTCAGGCCACCATGCTGTGGTTCCGGAAAGGCGCCGTGCTGTCGGTCCGCTGCGCTTCCCCAGCCGCTCTGCAGTCGTCCCGGGACTGCGTCACCATCAGGGAGGAGTTCATCGCGCACAGAAGCAGACCTAACGTCTACCTCCAGCGAATCCACGTCAACAACCCGTCCGACAAGGCCGCGTCCTTGGACGTCATCTATAGCAAGCCCTCCTTCGGGAGCAAGTTCTCCTCCAGCGTGGAGAAACTGGAGGACCGAGAGATAGTGCTCTCCTCCGGCCGAGTGCCCGTGGAGAACAATCGCATGGTTCTAGTGGTCGTGGTCACCAAGAAGCTGAACGGCAGGATCCAGGTTCCTGCTAAGTTAGAGTATAAAGACAACATCCTGTCAGTGGTGCGGACGTCGGAGCCCATCGAGCCCTCCAAGCTGGAGGAGACCTTCACCGCCCTCAGAGACGGAGCCAAAAAGGAGCTGGCCGAGCTGCTGAGGGCCAGCGTGGACGAGCTGGTTGTAGATCACCAGCAGGCCTGGGTGGACCTCTTCATTTCAG GCGTTGAAATGCGGAAGATCACCGACTCCCACACCCCGTCCAGCCGCACGGTGAACACCACCCTCTACTACATCCTGGCCTCCTCCTGGGCTCCTCTGCTGGACCGGACTCTTACGGGCGAGGACCGCTTGCGCCTCGAGTCCAGCCTGAACTACGCCGACCACTGCTTCAGCGGCCACGCCACCATGCACGCCGAGAACCTGTGGCCCGAGCGCGTGAGCAGCGCCGCCCAGATCCTGCAGCTGGTCACGCTGTGGACCCTGACCCTGCAGAAGAGAGGCTGCAAGGTCCTGGTGGCGGCAGGCGCACACGGCGCCGTGCAGGGCGTGGCGCTCAGCTTCGGAGGCCTCCAGTTCACCGAGAACCACCTGCAGTTCCAGGCCGACCCGGACGTGCTGCACAACAGCTACGCGCTGCGCGGCATCCACTACAACCAGGACCTGATCAACCTGGCCGTGCTGCTGGACGCCGTCGGGAAGCCCTTCCTGCACGTGTCGGTGAAGCCGCAGGAGAAGCCGGTGAAGCTGTACGCCTGCGAGGCGGGCTGCCTCAACGAGCCCGTGGAGCTGACGTCGGAGACCAAGGGCCACACCTTCCCCGTGATGGTGACGCAGCCCATCACGCCGCTGCTGTACATCTCCACGGACCTGCGGCACCTGCAGGACCTGCGCCACACGCTGCACCTCAAGGCCATCCTGGCCCACGAGGAGCACATGGCCAACCGGTACCCGGGCCTGCCCTTCCTGTTCTGGTTCAGCGTGGCCTCGCTCATAACGCTCTTCCACCTTTTCCTCTTCAAGCTCATATACAACGAGTACTGTGGGCCCGGCGCCAAGCCCCTCTTCAGGAGCAAG GTCGCCCACAAAAGTGAGGACGGCTGCTGTGACCCCAGGAATGCTGCTTGA